A stretch of the Leptospira kirschneri serovar Cynopteri str. 3522 CT genome encodes the following:
- a CDS encoding efflux RND transporter permease subunit: MKSLIESFIQNRLFMYLGMIFIFLSGVVSLIGLRRDAFPNVDLKQMVISTKFPGASPADVELRVTYPIEEKLKEIDGIDEIRSFSRNSVSDIDVRVSLEEKDPEKVLNEIRRAVDNAMAELPAQVTEKPKMTERKSGSFPIIEFSIFGGKDEIELHTTAEFVERELEKIQGVARVDVFGKRDREWHILVNANKLKQYSLDLNDIVNTIRNRNINLPAGSVDSEAAFDLRIDGEFKNPSEIGKIPTRTNEIFSAVKLGDIARVEDTFEYPRFLAIANGKQGLILSVIKKERSDAIDVADNVHKRLDELSKTYPSGMKTFVLNDEAKRTKNRLNVVSSNALIGFTIVFGILFLFLDFRTATLTSLSLPFSMLMTFSVLPFFDVSFNMISMMGLIISLGMLVDNSIVISENIYTYLAEKNDSVTASLRGTVEMIVPIFGSYLTTVTAFLPMLFMTGIMGKFIWEIPLVVIVALTASLIESFLFLPARIAAFAKTPDQMKIKSKFRLKMDSIFHSIETNFSKLVSFNIRHKKSSFAVILLLVFGSCGALSQMDFILFPKEDIEIIMIKAEFPPTSRIFQTREKMKYMESIVQKIPTKELVSYSTKIGVQQTDPDDPLSRFGENLGVILIYLTPEVKRERKATEILRSIEPDLRKTPGLNEIFLEEFGNAPPIGAPITISIQGKDYETLKKVSSELQSFLKSIPGVFSVRDDYRYGRKQMYIQLDEGLESFTGVSTLSAANGLRAAYDGERAGTVRKGRTKIYLRVLYDRDFRKNPNEIKTIPLRNKAGNITNLAKISKMDLIESPELLAHKDFDRAITVNGDVKLDEITAHDANQRVATEFKPLIEKQYPGITITFGGEEKDTQRSMASLAKAGIIAIFGIFGILALTIKSFWKPVLILSTIPLGIIGIVIGFPLSGKSISFLAMIGIIGLAGVLVNASIVLVDCIDSIRKDSKASMDDILIEASQRRFRPILLTTLTTVAGLLPTAYSLGGSDPVLIPMTLALGWGLGFGTLGSLLYVPVTLSVFNDLTTRFKEKNQKRNKRFN, from the coding sequence ATGAAATCACTTATAGAATCCTTTATTCAAAATCGACTTTTTATGTATTTAGGGATGATTTTCATCTTTTTATCCGGAGTTGTTTCGCTGATCGGATTACGAAGAGATGCATTCCCCAATGTGGACTTAAAACAGATGGTGATCTCTACAAAATTTCCAGGAGCGTCCCCTGCAGATGTAGAACTCAGAGTCACTTATCCTATAGAAGAAAAACTCAAAGAAATAGATGGAATCGACGAGATCCGTTCTTTTTCTAGAAATTCCGTTTCGGATATAGACGTCCGAGTCAGTCTGGAGGAAAAAGATCCGGAAAAAGTTTTAAATGAAATTCGAAGAGCCGTAGACAACGCGATGGCCGAGCTACCGGCTCAAGTTACCGAAAAGCCGAAAATGACGGAGCGCAAATCAGGGTCTTTTCCGATTATTGAATTTTCCATTTTTGGAGGAAAAGACGAAATCGAACTACATACCACAGCCGAATTTGTAGAACGGGAACTTGAAAAAATCCAAGGTGTGGCTAGGGTGGACGTTTTCGGTAAAAGAGATAGAGAATGGCATATTTTAGTAAATGCTAATAAACTAAAGCAGTATTCTCTGGACTTAAATGATATTGTAAATACGATTCGGAATAGAAACATCAATCTTCCCGCCGGTTCCGTGGATTCGGAGGCTGCATTCGATTTGAGAATTGACGGAGAATTTAAAAATCCTTCCGAAATTGGAAAAATCCCTACAAGAACAAACGAAATTTTCTCTGCGGTTAAACTAGGAGATATTGCAAGGGTAGAAGATACTTTTGAATATCCTAGATTTCTTGCGATTGCAAATGGAAAACAAGGTCTGATTCTTTCTGTGATTAAAAAAGAAAGATCGGACGCGATTGATGTTGCAGATAACGTTCACAAAAGATTAGACGAACTTTCCAAAACCTATCCTTCTGGAATGAAAACTTTTGTGTTAAACGACGAGGCCAAAAGGACTAAAAACAGACTTAACGTAGTTTCTTCTAACGCTTTGATCGGATTTACGATTGTATTTGGAATTTTATTTCTATTTTTAGATTTTAGAACGGCTACACTGACTTCTCTTTCATTACCGTTCTCCATGTTAATGACTTTTTCGGTCCTTCCATTTTTTGACGTATCATTTAACATGATTTCTATGATGGGTTTGATCATTTCTCTCGGGATGTTGGTGGATAACTCCATCGTAATTTCGGAAAATATATACACTTATCTTGCTGAAAAAAATGATTCGGTCACTGCATCGTTACGCGGAACCGTGGAAATGATCGTTCCGATTTTCGGATCTTATCTCACGACTGTAACGGCGTTCCTGCCAATGTTGTTTATGACTGGAATTATGGGGAAATTCATTTGGGAAATTCCTTTAGTGGTGATTGTGGCGCTTACGGCGAGTCTGATAGAATCGTTCCTATTTTTGCCGGCAAGGATTGCTGCGTTTGCAAAAACTCCCGATCAGATGAAGATCAAAAGTAAATTTCGTCTTAAGATGGATTCAATTTTTCATTCTATCGAAACAAATTTTTCTAAATTAGTTTCTTTTAATATTCGACATAAGAAATCTTCGTTCGCGGTCATTTTATTGTTGGTATTTGGTTCCTGTGGAGCCTTGTCTCAGATGGACTTTATACTTTTTCCAAAAGAAGATATAGAAATCATAATGATCAAAGCCGAATTTCCTCCTACTTCCAGAATTTTTCAAACTAGAGAAAAGATGAAATACATGGAAAGTATCGTACAAAAAATTCCTACAAAAGAATTGGTCAGTTATTCCACAAAAATAGGAGTACAACAAACCGATCCAGATGATCCTTTATCTCGTTTTGGTGAAAATTTGGGAGTAATCTTAATTTATCTGACTCCGGAAGTAAAACGAGAAAGAAAAGCGACTGAAATTCTTCGTTCGATTGAACCGGATCTTAGAAAAACCCCCGGTTTAAACGAAATCTTTTTAGAGGAATTTGGAAATGCTCCTCCGATTGGTGCTCCGATTACTATTTCTATTCAAGGAAAAGATTATGAAACTCTAAAGAAGGTTTCAAGTGAATTACAATCATTTTTAAAATCGATTCCCGGAGTTTTTTCGGTTCGAGACGACTATCGATATGGCCGTAAACAGATGTATATTCAACTCGACGAGGGATTGGAAAGTTTTACTGGGGTTTCTACTTTGTCCGCTGCGAACGGGCTGCGTGCCGCGTATGATGGAGAAAGGGCGGGAACTGTTCGAAAAGGAAGAACAAAGATATATTTGAGAGTTCTTTATGATAGAGACTTTCGAAAAAATCCGAATGAAATTAAAACGATTCCATTACGCAATAAGGCGGGAAATATTACAAATCTTGCAAAGATTTCTAAAATGGATTTGATCGAATCTCCGGAACTTCTCGCGCATAAAGACTTTGATCGTGCCATTACCGTTAACGGAGATGTAAAGTTAGACGAAATTACAGCACACGACGCAAATCAAAGAGTAGCCACGGAATTTAAACCATTGATTGAAAAACAATATCCCGGAATTACGATTACGTTTGGAGGAGAAGAAAAGGATACACAAAGATCTATGGCTTCTCTTGCAAAAGCGGGGATCATTGCTATATTCGGTATTTTTGGAATTTTGGCTCTTACAATCAAAAGTTTTTGGAAGCCTGTCTTGATACTCAGCACGATTCCTTTAGGAATTATAGGAATTGTGATCGGTTTTCCTCTTTCTGGAAAGTCTATTAGCTTTTTAGCAATGATCGGTATTATCGGTCTCGCTGGGGTTTTGGTAAACGCTTCGATCGTTTTAGTAGATTGTATCGATTCTATCCGAAAAGATTCCAAGGCAAGTATGGACGATATTTTAATAGAAGCAAGTCAAAGAAGATTCAGGCCGATTCTTTTAACAACTCTGACTACGGTAGCGGGTTTGTTGCCTACCGCTTATAGTCTTGGTGGTTCCGATCCGGTTCTTATTCCTATGACACTTGCTTTAGGTTGGGGTTTAGGTTTTGGAACATTAGGAAGTCTTTTATATGTTCCGGTCACCTTATCAGTGTTTAATGATCTTACTACTCGATTCAAAGAAAAAAATCAAAAAAGAAATAAGAGGTTTAATTAA
- a CDS encoding response regulator, producing the protein MKPTDTKIFLVDDHAILREGLKMILSGQPGFEICGESGDAEKALDQIGKLNPDLVITDISMPGLSGIDLVKNLRKYYPNIRTIILSRHDNKEYVQKLLELGINGYVLKDDAGNDLLRAIEAVHKGETYLSPGITTHFLSGFVGSGKPGEDNQDAKKAFSVLSDREREILKLVAEGNSNESIGKILRISPATVKVHRANIMKKLDLHKVADLVMYAIRAGLIES; encoded by the coding sequence ATGAAGCCTACCGATACAAAAATTTTTTTAGTCGATGATCACGCAATTCTTAGAGAAGGATTAAAGATGATTCTCTCCGGACAACCCGGTTTCGAAATCTGTGGCGAATCCGGAGACGCCGAAAAAGCATTAGATCAAATCGGCAAATTGAATCCAGATTTAGTCATCACAGACATTTCAATGCCAGGGTTAAGCGGAATCGATCTCGTAAAAAATCTGAGAAAATATTATCCGAATATTCGAACTATCATTCTTTCCCGTCATGATAATAAGGAATACGTTCAAAAATTATTAGAATTAGGTATCAACGGATATGTATTAAAGGACGACGCGGGAAACGATCTTCTTCGCGCTATCGAAGCGGTTCACAAAGGAGAAACGTATTTAAGTCCGGGGATAACGACGCATTTTTTATCCGGCTTTGTAGGTTCCGGAAAACCGGGAGAAGATAATCAAGACGCCAAAAAAGCGTTTTCAGTACTTTCGGATAGAGAAAGGGAAATTTTAAAATTAGTCGCCGAAGGAAATTCCAACGAATCCATCGGAAAAATATTGAGGATTTCGCCGGCCACGGTTAAAGTTCACCGCGCCAATATCATGAAAAAACTGGATCTACATAAGGTTGCAGATTTAGTAATGTACGCGATTCGCGCGGGTTTGATCGAATCCTAA
- the surE gene encoding 5'/3'-nucleotidase SurE, producing the protein MNILITNDDGIASSGIKALETILQKEHNTYLIAPLRERSATSMALSIYDSMRVERINDNHYIVDGYPADCVNIGLHGEIFPKIDLVLSGINRGVNMGHDVHYSGTVGAARHGAIHKRLSLAVSSGNITKDYDYIREAEFVRKFINEYSSQLKIGIVYNMNLPSDFTSSAENLRVTKLGKRTYEDTYSQKNIIGGISDFYLGGSELGHSTEEGTDFTAFFSGKISLTPLSLDQTDFSNLTELADSLSRNIS; encoded by the coding sequence ATGAATATTTTAATTACAAACGACGACGGTATTGCTTCTTCTGGTATTAAAGCGTTAGAAACGATCCTTCAGAAAGAGCACAATACTTATTTAATCGCCCCTTTGCGGGAAAGATCCGCCACTTCCATGGCCTTGTCGATTTACGATTCTATGAGAGTAGAAAGAATCAACGACAATCATTATATCGTAGACGGTTATCCAGCGGACTGCGTGAATATAGGTTTGCACGGAGAAATTTTTCCGAAAATTGATCTAGTTTTATCCGGAATCAATCGAGGAGTAAACATGGGTCACGACGTTCATTATTCTGGAACCGTCGGAGCGGCCAGGCATGGTGCTATACATAAGAGACTTTCTTTGGCGGTCAGTTCTGGAAATATCACTAAAGATTATGATTATATTAGAGAAGCTGAATTCGTTCGAAAGTTTATCAACGAATACTCTTCCCAGTTAAAAATAGGAATCGTCTATAACATGAATCTTCCATCTGATTTTACATCTTCAGCAGAGAATTTAAGAGTTACAAAGTTAGGCAAACGCACTTACGAAGATACTTACTCCCAAAAAAATATTATCGGAGGAATCTCTGATTTCTACTTAGGTGGTTCAGAACTAGGACATTCCACCGAAGAAGGAACGGATTTTACTGCATTCTTCTCGGGGAAAATTTCCTTAACTCCCTTATCCCTAGATCAAACTGATTTTTCTAACTTAACGGAACTTGCAGATTCCTTAAGTAGGAATATCTCTTAA
- a CDS encoding LruC domain-containing protein — protein sequence MRIFQKLTNTIFIGVLLIGINACTNSQDPNLLWLLSLTQPNQSSPPPTGEQPFSIVINDETAPVDFVFDTTKTVNVNVQVLSPESPISGSLVQIFNIDNTSQKSIFRAVTSENGEVKGSFTIDETTHKVLLKVQAFGQLYEAEIQIINAYSISRRITVVIKGNNVILPDTDGDGIIDRDDTYPNDPTRASTFRYPAEGYYTISFEDLYPNQGDADFNDYNIRAVFEEDWNAKGEVARIRANFTHVAKGAGYNHTLHLTIPQIAASSYSLTRYGYDGSTVEYNSTGGNSIISSLEILPRSNTTILSSNSSKTSTTFKKGKSASLEVILQNAINRVTLGSAPYDTFIKVINTNQEIHFPKRYFDTNGKDRYLDSTGFPWALLVPGNFLWPYESTDIRKSYPSFKSWYESMGNTNHNWYLTPVSSEVFPASN from the coding sequence ATGAGAATTTTTCAAAAACTAACAAATACGATTTTTATAGGGGTTCTTCTGATCGGAATTAATGCCTGTACGAATTCTCAAGATCCCAATCTGCTCTGGCTTTTAAGCCTAACGCAACCCAACCAGTCGTCTCCACCTCCAACCGGAGAACAACCGTTCAGTATTGTAATCAACGATGAAACCGCCCCGGTGGATTTCGTTTTCGATACTACAAAAACGGTAAACGTAAACGTTCAGGTTCTCAGTCCGGAATCCCCTATTTCAGGAAGTTTAGTACAAATTTTTAATATAGATAATACTTCTCAAAAATCTATCTTCAGAGCGGTAACTTCGGAAAACGGGGAAGTCAAGGGAAGTTTTACAATCGACGAAACAACTCATAAAGTTTTACTCAAAGTGCAGGCATTCGGCCAACTTTATGAAGCGGAAATCCAAATCATCAACGCTTATAGTATTTCTAGACGAATTACAGTAGTAATCAAAGGAAATAACGTAATTCTTCCAGACACGGACGGAGACGGAATTATAGATCGAGACGATACGTATCCAAACGATCCTACCCGTGCGTCTACGTTTCGTTATCCGGCCGAAGGATATTATACAATTTCATTTGAAGACTTATATCCGAACCAGGGAGACGCAGACTTTAATGACTATAATATAAGAGCCGTATTTGAAGAAGACTGGAACGCAAAAGGAGAAGTGGCGAGAATACGGGCCAACTTTACTCACGTAGCCAAAGGAGCCGGTTATAACCACACTTTACATCTTACGATTCCACAAATCGCAGCTTCATCGTATTCTCTTACTCGATATGGATACGACGGTTCGACCGTAGAATACAACTCTACCGGCGGTAACTCTATAATTTCTTCTTTAGAAATTCTTCCGAGATCCAATACTACGATTCTATCTTCAAATTCTTCTAAAACCAGCACCACTTTCAAAAAAGGAAAGTCCGCAAGTTTAGAAGTAATTCTACAAAATGCAATCAACCGAGTAACCTTAGGATCTGCTCCATATGACACGTTTATCAAAGTGATCAATACCAATCAGGAAATACATTTTCCAAAAAGATATTTTGATACCAACGGAAAGGATCGTTATTTAGATTCTACTGGATTTCCTTGGGCCTTATTAGTTCCCGGAAATTTCCTCTGGCCTTATGAAAGTACGGATATTCGTAAGTCATATCCTTCTTTTAAATCTTGGTACGAATCCATGGGAAATACAAATCACAATTGGTATCTAACTCCGGTTTCCTCGGAAGTATTTCCAGCATCGAACTAA
- a CDS encoding TIGR01777 family oxidoreductase yields MKIGIVGGTGLIGRNLTFRLLEIGYSVRILSRFSNIPELLQGKKNLEVIGESFPRPESLKHLDAIINLAGSPIAGVRWTKKVKEEIRSSRVDYTESLVSSISKIADTLPKVLIQGSAIGYYGSYDDNTENFSEHSSYGKDFLASLCVDWETAAEPISKLGIRLVQVRTGVVLSPQGGALKSMLPSFRLGLGGPLGSGNQILSWIHIEDAVNAIIHLLENPNFSGPFNLVAPNSVNNKVFSKTLAGILKRPAVFKVPATVLKILFEEGANVILKGQKVAPEKLQKSGFSFLYPELETALQNLLRSES; encoded by the coding sequence ATGAAAATAGGTATTGTAGGTGGAACCGGACTGATCGGCAGAAATCTTACATTTCGTTTATTAGAAATAGGATACTCCGTAAGAATTCTAAGTAGATTCTCTAATATTCCTGAACTTCTTCAAGGTAAAAAAAATTTAGAAGTTATAGGAGAAAGTTTTCCAAGACCAGAAAGTTTAAAACATTTAGATGCAATCATAAATTTAGCCGGATCGCCTATCGCCGGAGTTAGATGGACAAAAAAAGTGAAAGAAGAAATTCGTTCGTCTAGAGTGGATTATACGGAAAGTTTAGTTTCCTCTATCTCTAAAATTGCAGACACTCTACCTAAGGTTTTGATTCAAGGATCTGCGATCGGCTATTATGGTTCTTATGATGATAACACAGAAAATTTTTCAGAACATTCTTCTTATGGTAAAGACTTCCTGGCGTCCTTATGTGTGGATTGGGAAACAGCCGCCGAACCTATTTCAAAACTTGGAATCAGACTCGTTCAAGTTAGAACAGGAGTCGTCTTAAGTCCTCAAGGAGGAGCTTTGAAAAGTATGCTCCCTTCTTTTCGTTTGGGTTTGGGCGGCCCTTTGGGTTCTGGAAATCAAATTCTTAGTTGGATTCACATCGAAGACGCAGTTAACGCGATCATTCATTTATTAGAAAATCCTAATTTTTCCGGACCGTTCAATTTAGTAGCACCGAATTCGGTAAATAATAAAGTTTTTTCGAAAACACTCGCTGGGATTTTAAAACGTCCTGCGGTTTTTAAAGTTCCAGCAACAGTTTTAAAAATTCTTTTTGAAGAAGGTGCAAACGTAATTTTAAAAGGCCAGAAAGTTGCGCCGGAAAAACTACAAAAGTCCGGATTTTCTTTTTTATATCCAGAATTAGAAACTGCGCTTCAGAATCTGCTACGATCAGAGTCTTGA
- a CDS encoding tetratricopeptide repeat protein, giving the protein MSDKDKNKKKSSAKKRILQEINKENFLFALTLIDREISSGNEDPELYYNFAICCVRTDNYRKCVSILEELLEKFPRFGERENSILMIVYALIQNKEYSKALDRCEERLKFQVDDLKILSMKAFALEKSGKIEDAIEIHKRILRLRPDYKNSLNSLGYLLLNQRNPNPEEWKLATDCLKSVLKNEPDNPAYLDSFGVLLFKSGKKEEAVLAFKKALLKSPTHPEILWHIEKAEDST; this is encoded by the coding sequence ATGTCCGACAAGGATAAAAATAAAAAAAAATCTTCCGCTAAAAAAAGAATTCTTCAGGAAATCAATAAGGAAAATTTTCTTTTTGCACTAACTTTAATCGATCGAGAAATTTCTTCTGGAAATGAAGATCCAGAATTATATTACAATTTTGCAATATGTTGCGTAAGAACCGATAATTATAGAAAATGCGTTTCTATTTTAGAAGAACTTCTTGAAAAATTTCCTAGATTCGGCGAGCGAGAAAATTCTATTTTGATGATCGTTTATGCGTTAATTCAAAATAAAGAATATTCAAAGGCGTTAGATAGATGTGAAGAACGTCTCAAGTTTCAAGTGGACGATCTAAAAATTCTTTCTATGAAGGCATTCGCTCTAGAAAAATCTGGTAAGATAGAGGACGCGATAGAAATTCATAAGAGAATTCTTAGATTACGTCCCGATTATAAAAACAGTTTAAATTCTCTGGGTTATTTATTGTTAAATCAAAGGAACCCTAACCCGGAAGAATGGAAGTTGGCCACTGATTGTTTAAAATCCGTTTTAAAAAATGAACCTGATAATCCAGCTTATTTGGATTCTTTCGGTGTTCTTCTTTTCAAAAGTGGTAAAAAAGAAGAAGCCGTTTTAGCTTTTAAAAAAGCTCTCTTAAAATCTCCTACACATCCTGAGATATTATGGCACATTGAAAAAGCGGAAGACTCTACTTGA
- a CDS encoding sensor histidine kinase, with the protein MQDLKRKNQKRLTTTTILKPGLSPKFFLNLLKEISPIVAIDDTQTILFANESFQKEFAGSSRSLIGKNLFRILNLNPVDHEEMKSNINLSKWGKIQNQEFRKQKIYYGYSVFRFGDHIGIILKNITENKRLERKIASLHTQLLQSQEEERIRLSGELHDGVGQTILAAKLNFQAYNRNPKVYGAQFDTGLLLIDKASQELRDIYTNLHPSTLREIGLEAAIRSLSSDLFPPMDVEADLDLNLKLNLEPMVANQVFRIVQEIFQNVIKHSQASKISLKVQVKGRQLFIDAKDNGIGFQERKVRARSSGFGLENIRRRVEDLNGKIKIDSSAGKGTKFIIRIPLEKNKNTYAKKT; encoded by the coding sequence ATGCAGGATTTGAAACGTAAGAATCAAAAACGTCTTACCACAACAACGATATTGAAACCGGGTCTTTCGCCTAAATTTTTTCTCAATCTTCTTAAAGAGATTTCTCCCATCGTAGCAATTGACGATACTCAAACGATTCTGTTTGCAAACGAATCCTTTCAAAAAGAATTCGCAGGAAGCTCCCGTAGTTTGATCGGTAAAAATCTGTTTCGGATTTTAAACTTAAATCCGGTGGATCATGAAGAGATGAAATCAAACATCAATTTATCTAAATGGGGAAAAATACAAAACCAAGAATTTAGAAAACAAAAAATCTATTACGGTTATTCTGTATTTCGTTTTGGAGATCATATAGGAATCATCCTCAAAAACATTACAGAAAACAAAAGATTGGAAAGAAAAATCGCAAGTCTTCATACCCAACTTCTACAATCCCAAGAAGAAGAAAGAATTAGACTTTCCGGAGAATTGCACGACGGAGTCGGTCAAACCATTCTTGCAGCAAAACTCAATTTCCAAGCATACAATCGAAATCCTAAAGTTTACGGTGCGCAGTTCGATACGGGACTTCTTTTGATCGATAAGGCAAGCCAAGAACTGAGAGATATTTATACAAACTTACATCCTTCCACACTTAGAGAAATCGGCTTAGAAGCCGCAATTCGATCCTTAAGTTCGGATCTATTTCCACCTATGGACGTAGAAGCGGATTTAGACTTAAATCTTAAATTGAATCTAGAACCTATGGTGGCCAATCAGGTTTTTAGAATCGTTCAAGAAATCTTTCAAAACGTAATCAAACATTCTCAAGCAAGTAAAATTTCCCTCAAGGTTCAAGTCAAAGGAAGACAGTTGTTTATAGACGCTAAAGATAACGGTATAGGTTTTCAGGAAAGAAAGGTCAGAGCCAGGTCATCCGGTTTTGGACTTGAAAATATCCGTAGAAGAGTAGAAGATTTAAATGGTAAAATTAAGATTGATTCTTCTGCTGGTAAAGGAACTAAGTTTATCATCCGAATTCCTTTGGAAAAAAACAAAAACACATACGCCAAAAAAACATGA
- the sppA gene encoding signal peptide peptidase SppA produces MERNRLALAITFVLTTLSILIGLVNISLATTTSKYSRTTGGTFFSTAPIGAALIKIEGEIHSGHSTFESTGSESILQKLRDIEQNPNIKGILIEINSPGGTVGASQEVYNELMRLRKTRKIVVSMKDMAASGGYYIASAADKIFALSGTITGSIGVIAMAPNIKGLLDRYGVKMRTYKEGKYKDSLSLFRDSTPEEDEMIQKMLSDTYNEFIQDVAKGRNQTVKSVQNLAEGKIYSGQDAFRNKLVDEIGGRKEALEELSRLCQYDGEIPLYEEDESPFDRLFMMLGSKMNSFSGERIFFKEFKNSPVLIILPQAIR; encoded by the coding sequence GTGGAAAGAAACCGTCTAGCATTAGCAATCACATTCGTATTGACCACTTTGTCCATATTGATCGGACTTGTGAATATCTCTCTGGCGACTACAACTTCGAAATACTCTCGAACCACGGGAGGAACATTTTTTAGTACGGCTCCTATTGGCGCCGCTCTGATTAAGATAGAAGGCGAGATTCATTCGGGACATTCTACCTTTGAATCGACCGGCTCAGAAAGCATATTACAAAAACTGAGAGATATAGAACAAAATCCGAATATTAAAGGAATCTTAATCGAAATCAATTCTCCCGGTGGAACGGTTGGCGCCTCTCAGGAAGTTTATAACGAATTAATGCGACTTAGAAAAACAAGAAAGATCGTAGTATCCATGAAAGACATGGCGGCATCGGGCGGTTACTACATCGCCTCTGCCGCGGATAAGATATTTGCTTTATCTGGAACGATCACAGGATCGATCGGAGTCATTGCGATGGCACCAAATATCAAAGGACTTTTAGATCGTTATGGAGTCAAAATGAGAACTTATAAAGAAGGAAAGTATAAGGATTCCTTATCCTTATTTCGAGATTCCACTCCTGAAGAAGATGAGATGATTCAAAAAATGTTATCCGATACTTATAACGAATTCATTCAAGACGTAGCAAAAGGAAGAAATCAAACCGTAAAGTCAGTTCAAAATCTTGCGGAAGGAAAAATCTATTCGGGACAAGACGCATTTAGAAATAAACTCGTGGATGAAATCGGCGGAAGAAAAGAGGCCCTGGAAGAATTATCCAGACTCTGCCAATATGATGGAGAAATACCTTTATATGAGGAAGATGAATCTCCATTCGATAGATTGTTTATGATGTTAGGATCTAAGATGAATTCTTTTTCTGGCGAAAGGATCTTCTTTAAAGAATTCAAAAATTCCCCTGTGCTCATAATTCTTCCTCAGGCGATCAGGTAG